taaaagtgAAATTGTATTTGGTATTCGACTACGTAACAAAAACTTCTATTCTGGCCGCCCTCCAGGTATTTAAAaactgaatttttatttttggacgGCTCGTCCAAATGACATTTTTTGGGTACAACACTGTTGGCATTATTATCAGTTGCAAAATAAGCATAACATTATTACTTTAATGTAGTATATTTGTGAATTTAAACTGTTGGATACTGGTAATCTacacttttaaattttcataattttctttaatttaaaaaataatgtgacAGCCATGTTACTTTTACCTACTGAAGTGAAAAgtaaagtaatttatatttcttgCATAAGGGTATGTTCTGATCCTTTTGTGAAAGATTTATCCTTTGAACTACGCTTTCGATGAAGATCGAAAAGTTCCAGCTACGAACTTTGATGGCAGACAATAATATTCTATCCACACGTCAACGCCACGTGGTGAGACCCAAGAGCTTTGTCTGAAGTTCAAATAACAACACTTCAGATTTCAGAGTTCAGAGCTTTGCAGTTGAAGCTCTTAATCCCAATTTTTGCAACCATGACGGTTTCTTCCTTCTTCAACAGGGCCTCCAGGGTTCTAAGCCCctccaattttctttttctctgcaCTCTCAGGTgcttttatttatcaatttttcgtGTACATTCTTTTAATGTTCTAGGAAGATACGAAGGGTACTTTTAACTGTATTGTCTATTTTAAGATTTCAGTGGTTGTTGTTGGTTGAAGTTCTCACTTACGAGTGTGTGATTTTTTACTTACATTCATATACATGTGCATGAACGAGTAATTTTGGggtattattatattatttcactTGATCCACTTGCTAGTGTTAATCAAGATCATTCAATGAATGTCGTTCTTGATGTTGGATTAGTGTTGCAAATGGATCCAAGCAATTTTACTTCATTCAACGCATCCCTATACTTTCATTGTTCTTCTTGGGCAATTGAGCTAGTGGCTAAAATAGTGCCTTGCCTCAAAATGTCATCTAGGATACTCACAGACCCAGGGTAAACTTCTTAGAGTTTAGAAAGAGAACTTAAAGATGTAGAAAAAAGATATGTATTTTATGAAACCACAAACAGAGATCATTGGAGAGAATTATCCCTCTATGGGGTTCTTCTTCAGCAAAGGGTATCCCTTTTCTTTCATTCCTTAGGTCTCATCAGCTATATTGTTTTTCCTTTATATTTGTGTTCAGCGTTACAGCTTACCTTCTTTCTTCAAATACTCTTGGTTAGAAGCAATCTCTCAGAAGTAGTCAACTGAATCTCACGTATGTGTTTTCTATTTCGCTAAGTTTGCATGCCCTTTGAAATTGCAGTGGTGGTGGTGTGGTTGCGTACTCAGAATCACAAACAGGAGCTGAACGTCCTAGTATTCAAGCTACTGAGCCCTCCAAAAAGAAAGTGGTGGTTCTTGGAACAGGATGGGCTGCTACCAGTTTCCTTAAGGATCTGGATGCATCATTATATGATGTTCAGGTTGTTTCGCCGCGTAATTACTTTGCATTTACTCCCTTATTACCTAGTGTCACTTGTGGGACAGTTGAAGCACGGAGCATTGTAGAGCCAGTCCGAAACATCATTAAAAAGGTGGAGTCAATTTTAACCGAGCTCTAAGAATAATTGGTGGTTTTTTAGACAGCAATTCACATGAGCATGTAATATAATGATAAATCTAGTGTTCTTTGAGGCTTATCTTATAAAACAAGATTGTTCGATGCTTCACTTTGTTATGTGTATTGTTGATGTCAGTATCACCTCGTGGTCATGTCTGGGAATTTTTCTCCCTTTCATTTCTTGTTCTCAAGGGTATTTTGACTTGTTAATTAATAAGAAAGCCCCCCACCCCCCATTTTACCATTGcagagaaaaggagaaataaACTTCTGGGAAGCAGAATGCATCAAGATTGATTCTTCAAACAAAAAGGTTTTCTGCCGGTCCAATATTGACAACTTGGTGGGAAGTGGCGAATTTTCCTTGGACTATGATTTCTTGGTTGTAGCAGTGGGAGCACAAGTAAATACATTTAACACTCCTGGTGTCAAGGAGAACTGTCATTTTCtgaaggtattttttttttctttatcatcctttattgggtcaaattttttttcttgtttatgaCTGTTGGTTTATCAGGAGATTCATTGAATCTTTGAACTTCTTGGTGAGGAAAAatccataatcaaacacacttaTTTGTTGATCTGTTTGTACCTAATTCAAAATGCACCCTATGATGACTCACAGGATGTTGAGGATGCTCAGAGGATTAGACTGTCTGTGATTGATTGCTTTGAGAAGGCTGTTCTTCCTAGTATAACTGACCAAGAGCAAAGGTCAATTCTTCATTTTGTTGTAGTGGGAGGAGGTCCAACTGGTGTGGAATTTGCTGCAGAATTGCATGATTATGTCCTAGAagatttaatcaaattatatccAACTGTCAAAGATAAAGTGAAAATAACAGTGATTCAATCAGGAGATCACATCTTGAACATGTAAGAACAGCATTAAGCATCAACTATCTAAAGTACTTTCTAGCTATTTATGaactttttttactttctaCCTCTTTGATACAGCACAACTAAAATGCTACCGGTTCTAAATCTAGTGTTCCTTCAACTGTAATAAACTTTCTCTTTACATGTTACTTTATTCATCTGAAATTATCTCTTTATTGGATGAACTGCTGCATTTTGTTTGGTTAATGTTACCGTAAAAGCCAAATTAGATTTCAAACTAAATCCACTCACAAGTTCATTTGCATGCTGCTTTATGTTTTATGATTGGTGTTTAGGATTGGCGTCTTTGTCATTGGTCTGACATCAAATAACAAGATTACCAATCAATTCAATAATACCTTTTAACTTATCTTGGTAATTGATAATTCAATAATGTATACCCTGCGGTTACTACCTCCTGTGTATTTGATCCTATTTAGCTTTGATTGAAGATTATAAGGTATTTGGTTGAGACTTACAACTACAGATCACTGCACCACCTCCTCGCCCCAACAGTTCAATCCTTCCACTGTTTAGCATTCCAACACCTTTTACTTTTTGTATTGAATTTCTAGTATTGCTAATCTTCCTTCGTCAAGGAAGTATGATTTCAAATCTTTCAAATTCTTAACTCATCTTATATAAGAAAGCACACCTAGGATAAATGTCATCTTCAATCTTGTAGGTTTGATGACAGAATAAGTTCATTTGCTGAGCAAAAATTTACAAGAGATGGGATAGAAGTTCAAACAGGATGTCGGGTCATCGGTGTTGATGACAAGGTTATTACAATGAAGGAAAAATCAACTGGAGAGGTTTGCTCAGTGCCCCATGGATTGGTTGTCTGGTCAACTGGCATTTCAACCCTTCCAGTTATAAGGGACTTTATGAAAGAAATTGGTCAGGTGCTCATTCATTCCATGCATTTCTTCTGAATGCTATTTGCCtcactctttcttcttctcactTCTTGTGTATGTGCTTGTGCACATAGTGAGGAAGCTGCTCCAGCTTTTTTAGTATGTTACCTCAGATCCATCATATATAATGCCTTTCTCGCTTAAAATCACAATTTACTATTGTATGGATAATCATATCTGTATAAGCGAGAATTTCACCATGTGCAGGCTGAAAGGCATGTACTAGCAACAAATGAATGGTTGCGTGTGAAGGGATGTGAAGAGGTGTATGCCCTTGGTGATTGTTCTAGCATAACTCAACGTAAAATCATGGTATCTCTTTAGACTTTAAGAGGCCTTTTCTAAACTTCTAAGCTTATTTTAATACAGCAATGTGCTGTATCCTCTCTGAATGAATAAAGATGTGAACAACTTGATtgagttttgatgatgaaattaAACTCATTGTCCCTTTCATTTGATTATTTCTGATAAATTGAACAAACTTGTTACATGTACTTGTATTCAGGAACGAAATGCATGTTATGTAAATCACAATTGAATTGATCTGTGATAATTAACTTGTTACCTTGGTTTCAAGGATGATATCACAGCCATATTTGAGGCTGCAGACAAAAATAAGTCAGGCACCTTAACTATTGAAGAATTCCAGGAGGTGGTGGATGACATTGTCTTAAGATATCCGCAAGTTGAGCACTATCTAAAGCAAAAACATCTGCGTGATTTTAGCACACTATGGAAAGATTTGCAAGGGAATGAAAGCAAGGAAATAGGCATAGAAGCATTCAAGCTGGCCCTTTGTCATGCAGATTCACAGGTGAAGAGTCTGCCAGCAACTGCACAGGTATATATTTCACCAGTAATTCTTACTTATGCTGATACCTTTTGCTTCCAGATATCTTGTACATTTTTTAAGGTGTTGCTATATCCAGGTTGCTGCCCAACAGGGTGCATATCTAGCTAGATGCTTCAACCACATGGATCATGCTGAAGAGAATCCTGAAGGTCCTCGACGTTTTAGTGGATCTGGACGCCATAAGTTTCTGCCCTTTCGGTAAACTGTGTACTTCATGTTCTTATTGTGTTTCCTATATTTCTTGTCTGTGGAGGGGAAATTTCAAAGTTGTCCACTGAATGATAAAATGCCAGGGAAATCTAGTATGGCTGTTAAGTTAGTTCTCATCCGTTATGTAATGATTGCTTCAAATTTGAAAGCAGTTGATAAGAAACAATGCAGTGGCACACACGGAAGTGAGGGGATTAGATGTCGAATTAGGCAGAGTGTTCTCTATGGTCTACTCCACGCCATTATGTAATATCTTTGGTTGATTTTTTATGCCTGATAATCACTATAGATTGCCTTCTTCCACTTTTTAGATGAAGCATTTTGTTTCTATTTGAAACCATGCTCTAAGCCCTTCTATGTGGGACGTTAAGGTCCAATATACTACTCTACTTGTCAGGAAAAATGTTTTAATGCCTTTGTTATTGAAAACACTTCAAATTTAGATCCAAGAAAATATATCTAAGTAAAACAGCTATAATCATTGATAAAcgtaacaaaatatttatagtgAGCATGAAAAGTCACAAGAGACATGCCCCAAACATCACTAtgaatcatttcaaaacaatagGAATCACGATGCTTTGGAAAATAAAGTAGTTTACTTTTAGCCAATTTGCAAGCAGAACAAGACAAATGCACCAATACCAATAACTATATATCCCaacaaactaaatttaaatGAGTGAGATAAAATATAGAGCTAGGATGACCCAATTTTCTACGTCAATCCTCATCGCGAttgaaaacattattataaGCAAAAGAGAAGTGATGGAAAATAAACTGGAGAGGAAACAATCTTCCCACTTTAGGCCCCCTTCATGACCATTTTCCTCAATACCTACTCCACACAAGATAGCTTGAGAAAAGTTGACATTACATTTGTTGTCTACTAATTGACCAACAAACAATAAGTTGGAAGCAAAAGTGcaggaaaagatagagatatGAGCATCTTTTTCTTCCCATGCATCTAAGGCTATTTTTTAGTCTGTGCCTTAGAGGGCCATCTAGGTGACCCCACAGTCCTTTCCCTTTGACATACATCTTGAATTGATATTTCCGAGTTGTATAACTCTTGCCGTCAGTTGCATACAAAAATTGTCTTTGTTTGAAGTTGTCATGATGGTCGAGTAGCACTATCCCAATGAAACAGAACCATGAAAATGCAATGCAAAAATGAAGCAAACAAGGTTGAAGAACCATGAGCGAGAACAAAAATTATGGGCACAAAAAAAACTGCCACAGCGAACAAGTGTAGTGAATGTAAGTGTGAACAAAAATCACAAGCATGAATGGGGACTGCAAACAAGAATAGAAATCGAAAGCATGAACATGAACACAAGCAAGAACAAGAATCACAAGCACAAACAAATATCGTAAAGTGAATAGAAACCAGAAAACATGAACAAGGGAGGCATGGGTGGATAATAGGTTGCAAGTGCACGAATCAAGAATAGGTCATCTCTAGAAACCATGTGCTAGACCATGAAAATGTGGAAGGGAGAATGAACGAACCAGAAGAACAAGAACACAAATCGAGAACAGGTCATGACTAGAAATCATGAGCTTGACCATGAAAACGTGGAAGTAAGAAAGAACAAACCAGAAGAACAATACTGGATTGGAATTCGTCCGCTACCATGCTAGGAAAAAGTGGTTTGATGTCTTTGTTCgttgttattattttaggaTATTATATTAGATTGAAAAGAACAGATCAGTTCAGATTTACCTGGCTTATTTCTAGGAgaacaaattaatataattacatagataaaataattcttgATTCATACAACTATTCAAGCAAATTTCTTatgaagtgaattttaagtttaacttaatcTTACAAAATCTGTTTATAGAGGTttgcattcacttatatatactataatttgaccATATTTTTAACTTGC
The Vigna angularis cultivar LongXiaoDou No.4 chromosome 5, ASM1680809v1, whole genome shotgun sequence genome window above contains:
- the LOC108340465 gene encoding external alternative NAD(P)H-ubiquinone oxidoreductase B1, mitochondrial isoform X2, translated to MYFMKPQTEIIGENYPSMGFFFSKGGGGVVAYSESQTGAERPSIQATEPSKKKVVVLGTGWAATSFLKDLDASLYDVQVVSPRNYFAFTPLLPSVTCGTVEARSIVEPVRNIIKKRKGEINFWEAECIKIDSSNKKVFCRSNIDNLVGSGEFSLDYDFLVVAVGAQVNTFNTPGVKENCHFLKDVEDAQRIRLSVIDCFEKAVLPSITDQEQRSILHFVVVGGGPTGVEFAAELHDYVLEDLIKLYPTVKDKVKITVIQSGDHILNMFDDRISSFAEQKFTRDGIEVQTGCRVIGVDDKVITMKEKSTGEVCSVPHGLVVWSTGISTLPVIRDFMKEIGQAERHVLATNEWLRVKGCEEVYALGDCSSITQRKIMDDITAIFEAADKNKSGTLTIEEFQEVVDDIVLRYPQVEHYLKQKHLRDFSTLWKDLQGNESKEIGIEAFKLALCHADSQVKSLPATAQVAAQQGAYLARCFNHMDHAEENPEGPRRFSGSGRHKFLPFRYRHLGQFAPLGGEQTAAELPGDWVSMGHSTQWLWYSVYASKQVSWRTRVLVVSDWTRRFIFGRDSSRV
- the LOC108340465 gene encoding external alternative NAD(P)H-ubiquinone oxidoreductase B1, mitochondrial isoform X1; translated protein: MTVSSFFNRASRVLSPSNFLFLCTLSGGGVVAYSESQTGAERPSIQATEPSKKKVVVLGTGWAATSFLKDLDASLYDVQVVSPRNYFAFTPLLPSVTCGTVEARSIVEPVRNIIKKRKGEINFWEAECIKIDSSNKKVFCRSNIDNLVGSGEFSLDYDFLVVAVGAQVNTFNTPGVKENCHFLKDVEDAQRIRLSVIDCFEKAVLPSITDQEQRSILHFVVVGGGPTGVEFAAELHDYVLEDLIKLYPTVKDKVKITVIQSGDHILNMFDDRISSFAEQKFTRDGIEVQTGCRVIGVDDKVITMKEKSTGEVCSVPHGLVVWSTGISTLPVIRDFMKEIGQAERHVLATNEWLRVKGCEEVYALGDCSSITQRKIMDDITAIFEAADKNKSGTLTIEEFQEVVDDIVLRYPQVEHYLKQKHLRDFSTLWKDLQGNESKEIGIEAFKLALCHADSQVKSLPATAQVAAQQGAYLARCFNHMDHAEENPEGPRRFSGSGRHKFLPFRYRHLGQFAPLGGEQTAAELPGDWVSMGHSTQWLWYSVYASKQVSWRTRVLVVSDWTRRFIFGRDSSRV